The following DNA comes from Mesorhizobium sp. B2-1-8.
ATGGGCGGCGTCGGTCTGTGCCAGCCAGGAGAAGTTCGACAGCTGGGCGCTGGAGACCAGGCCTGGATTGTCGATCTCGAAGCCGGCCGGCAACAGGTCGGTGACCAGCAGGCGCGACGGCCAGCTGTTCCGCTCGGTGACCTTGAGCACGACGACATAGCGTTCGTTCTGGGTTGCCTCCGTCACATTGGCTTCGGTGCCGTCGAGCTTGTAGTAGGTGCGGCTGATGGTGAAACCATCGCCACCGGCCGGCAAAGGCTGGATCGGCGAGGCCACGGTGGTGACGACGGCCTGCAGCGGAGTCTTGCCGGTGTTGGCGATTTCGAGCGGGCTGTCGACCAGGTCGGAGCCGTTGACCTGGTTGGAATAGCCGCCGGAATGCGGCGCGCCATTGACGGTCAACGCGATCGAATCGTTGCCCTCCTTCAGCGCACGCGCCGCCAGCAGCATCCAGGAATCGTCCTGGGTGCTGGTCCAGCGGGCTTCGGCGCGTTTCCTGGTCACCAGCTTGATCAGCTCGGGCACGATCGTCGACACCGGCTTCGATTCCGCCGCCAGCGACAGCATCGCCGCGCCGTCACGCAACGCCGAGCCGTAGTCGGAGCGGTACCAGTCGTAGTCGGTGCTCGACCTGGCGAGCTGCAGCGCGGTCTTGAACGTCGCCTCCGAACGCTGCGTGTCGCCATAGAGCGCCAGGCTCGCCGCCAGCTGGGCGACGGCCATAGGGCTCGAGAAGGCTTCGAGCTGGGTGTCAGCGTAGTAGCGCAGATCGCCGATCGAGGCCTTCTTGTTGCGGGCCAGCACGTAGAGGGCGTAGGCAATCTCGCTGCCGCGGTCCTGTACGCTCTGGTCGTAGCCGAGCGAGTTCTGCAGGTTGTTCAAGGCCTGGTTCATCGCCAGAGCCGGCACGTCGTATTTTTGCTCCCGCGCCCTGGTCAGGAACTCGCTGACATAGGCGTCGAGCCACAGATCGCCGGAGCCTGGTCCCCACAGACCGAAGCTGCCGCTCGAGGACTGGTAGCTCAGGACCTTGTAGATCGCGTCCTGGACGCGGCCGTGCAGGTCAGGGTCGTTTTCCATGCCGACGCCCGATGCCATCTCGTTGACGTAGAGAAGCGGCATGGCACGGCTGGTGGTCTGCTCGGCGCAACCATAGGGGTAGCGATCGAGCGTCATCAGCAGTGAAGGCACGTCGAAGGCCGCCGCCTGCGAAACGCCGACGCTGACCGAAGCGCCCTCAAGCAGGCTGGCCGCCAGCAGTTCCTTGTCGACGCGCAACGCGCCGCCATTGCCCTTGAGGTCGACCACAAGACGCGTGGTGACCGGCAATTGAGCCGGGCGCACCGGCACATAGAGTGTCTGCTCGACCTTGGTGCCGTCGGCGTGCGCCAGCTTGATGGTGAGCGAGGCATTGCCCGCCGTCTTTGCGATCAGCGGCACGGCCAAGGTCTGGCGCTTGCCCTGGGCGAGCGTCAGCTTCTGGGGCAGGGGCTTGTCGCCTGTCGACAGGTCGCCCGTCGTGTCGATCGCCAGCGCGTAGTCGCCGGCGGGGCCGTCGGTGTCGGCTACGTCGAGCCGCATGACGGCGTTGTCGCCAGGCGCCAGGAAGCGCGGCAGGCCGGCGGTGATCACTATGGGATCACGCACGATCACGTCCGACTGGGCATGGCCGACCGCTTCCTTGGTCCAGGCGACAGCCATGACGCGCACGGTGCCGTTGAATTGCGGAATGTCGAAGTCGATCCGTGCCTTGCCGTCGGCATCGAGCTGGACGATGCCGGAGAAGAAGGCAACCAGCTTTTCGGTTGGCGGGCTGCCTTGCGCCTGCATGTTGGCGCCGTCACCACCGGTCCTGAGCTTGCCGGTGGTGCCCAGGGAGCCGTCGATCAGGCGGCCATAGATGTCGCGGATCTCCATGCCTAGCATGCGCTGGCCGAAGAACCAGTTCTCCGGATCCGGCGCCTTGTAGTTGGTCAAGTTGAGGATGCCGACATCGACGGCGGCAACCATGACATAGGCGTTTGTGCCCGGCTGCACGCCGGCCACGGAAACAGGGATCGATAGCTGCTGGCGCGGCACGGTCTTGTCCGGCGGCGTGAGCGTGACGGCAAGCTTCTTGGCGCCCGGATCGACCGTCAGCCATTTCACGCCGATTGCGCGGGCGGGCATGCGCGTCTGCTGCGCATCGCCCGGCCGGAACAGGGTTGCCGTTACATAGGCGCCGGCGCCCCAGTCGTCCCCGACCGGGATGTCGACGGTGCTGCCGCCGGCCGGCACGGTCGCCGTGATGGTCTTCAGCAGCTTGTCGGAGCCGATGTTGATCAGAAGCTCGCCGGCAAAATGCGGCGAGATTTTCAGCTTGGCCACTTCGCCCGCGGCATAGTTATCCTTGTCGAGGGCAATCTCCAGGCCGTCAGGCGTTTCGGTGGTGGTCGAGGCGACATACCAGCCGGCGTCGAACTCATAGCTGGTCGCCGGTCCCTCGGGGTCCGATGTCTCGACTTCGAGCCTGTACTGGCCCCAGTCGACAGGTACCGAGACCGTGGCGTCGCCATCGGCGTTGAGGTCGATCTGGCCGTTGGCGATCGACTTGGTCAAGCTCACCGGCTCGTAGTTCCAGGAGTTGTTGGAGCGGTACCACTGGTAATTGCGTTCGACCTTGACCAGCGTCCACTGCGCGCCTTTCAGCGCCTCGCGCTTGCCGTCGGGATCGACGGCGATCAGGCTGAACTTGGCGGTGCCCCCCTGCGGCACTTCACCGTCGGCGAAATCCGGACGGATGCCGATCATATGGCCTTGCGGACGGATGCCGATGTTGAGCGAGCGCTCGATGGCGCGGCCACCAGTTTCGCGCATGCGCACCGTTATCTTGCCGTTGACCAGCTTGGTGGTCGATGGCAACTGGTCGACGCTAACAGGGAAGGTCGCCTTGCCGTCATCGCCAACCACCGGCAGATCGGTGAGCGGCGTGACCGTCGGCTGCGCCGACTGCTCGTCGGCGAGGCCGAAGGAAAAGTGGGGGAAGCGGTCCCAGTCGCGCGACGTCGACAGCGTCAATTCGCCTTCCAGCGCCAGGCCCGCCGCCGGCGCGCCATAAAGGAAGCGGCCGTCAATGTCGATGTTGGCGGTTTCGCCCCGCGCAATCTCCTGCTTGTCGGCCTTCATGTCGAATTCGATGCGATCCGGCACGAAGTCCTCGACCAGGAACATCTGGCTGGCAACCTCCGGCTGCTTGGGGTCGGTGTATATCGACACCGACCATGTGCCGCGCATGGCGTTGGGTTCGAGCGGCAGGTCGACGGCGTGGCCGCCGGCCGATGCGCCGTCGCTGACGATGCGGCGATCCTCGACGCCATCGGGGCGCGAGAAGATGAAGGTCAGCGGCAGGTTCTCGACCGCCTTGGCCGCGCCGTCGCGGGCAAGGGCGGCGACATGGACGTCCTCGCCGGCGCGGTAGATGCCGCG
Coding sequences within:
- a CDS encoding alpha-2-macroglobulin family protein, encoding MAMRAARGLSILVLLFFAWATALAWNGVAQAAEARRIATTDNSDYFGFDLRSDQNVTLDQCKTTCLGDPACRAFTYNTKAKWCFLKSDYNQLKSFIGAIAGKVVNIDGDPDIGAPPELAFFPNWMADQAQQYRNKLLGPAFDKPTEGMAALTNAAEQAVLAGDHRSAMRKYEAAVSVMPDDGQLWLKLARETLAVQPTANTSEASTLPANGTSAAFNAYKLLRTTKTRAEVLALLGNGLDKRDLYRPALQAYEASLALESSPAVQAEYADLKARKGFRVIDHSVDADTSAPRICAQFSEDLVKTGVDYAQFVTVDNAPPKGVEAKDKQICVEGLEHGQHYDVTFRAGLPAAIGEVTAVPVVLSIYVQDRAPSARFTGDSFVLPAGARRGIPIVTVNMNGAEMKLYRIGDRSLAQLLSGYQFLHQLDGYDISNISEQIGAPVWQGQLDIVNDLNKEVTTSFPVDEALPQRKPGVYVLTAQPVNDKSDDYGSLATQWFVVSDIGLSTYTGQDGLNVFARSLGSAKPIAGAELTLVARNNEVLGTATSDANGHAVFNPGLTRGDGGMVPAVLMAKQGDNDFVFLDMAKAGFDLSDRGVTGRAAPGALDVYAWTERGIYRAGEDVHVAALARDGAAKAVENLPLTFIFSRPDGVEDRRIVSDGASAGGHAVDLPLEPNAMRGTWSVSIYTDPKQPEVASQMFLVEDFVPDRIEFDMKADKQEIARGETANIDIDGRFLYGAPAAGLALEGELTLSTSRDWDRFPHFSFGLADEQSAQPTVTPLTDLPVVGDDGKATFPVSVDQLPSTTKLVNGKITVRMRETGGRAIERSLNIGIRPQGHMIGIRPDFADGEVPQGGTAKFSLIAVDPDGKREALKGAQWTLVKVERNYQWYRSNNSWNYEPVSLTKSIANGQIDLNADGDATVSVPVDWGQYRLEVETSDPEGPATSYEFDAGWYVASTTTETPDGLEIALDKDNYAAGEVAKLKISPHFAGELLINIGSDKLLKTITATVPAGGSTVDIPVGDDWGAGAYVTATLFRPGDAQQTRMPARAIGVKWLTVDPGAKKLAVTLTPPDKTVPRQQLSIPVSVAGVQPGTNAYVMVAAVDVGILNLTNYKAPDPENWFFGQRMLGMEIRDIYGRLIDGSLGTTGKLRTGGDGANMQAQGSPPTEKLVAFFSGIVQLDADGKARIDFDIPQFNGTVRVMAVAWTKEAVGHAQSDVIVRDPIVITAGLPRFLAPGDNAVMRLDVADTDGPAGDYALAIDTTGDLSTGDKPLPQKLTLAQGKRQTLAVPLIAKTAGNASLTIKLAHADGTKVEQTLYVPVRPAQLPVTTRLVVDLKGNGGALRVDKELLAASLLEGASVSVGVSQAAAFDVPSLLMTLDRYPYGCAEQTTSRAMPLLYVNEMASGVGMENDPDLHGRVQDAIYKVLSYQSSSGSFGLWGPGSGDLWLDAYVSEFLTRAREQKYDVPALAMNQALNNLQNSLGYDQSVQDRGSEIAYALYVLARNKKASIGDLRYYADTQLEAFSSPMAVAQLAASLALYGDTQRSEATFKTALQLARSSTDYDWYRSDYGSALRDGAAMLSLAAESKPVSTIVPELIKLVTRKRAEARWTSTQDDSWMLLAARALKEGNDSIALTVNGAPHSGGYSNQVNGSDLVDSPLEIANTGKTPLQAVVTTVASPIQPLPAGGDGFTISRTYYKLDGTEANVTEATQNERYVVVLKVTERNSWPSRLLVTDLLPAGFEIDNPGLVSSAQLSNFSWLAQTDAAHLEFRDDRFVAAFNPADGDHDHNLTLAYVVRAVTPGTYAHPAATVEDMYRPQYSARTATGMMEIKAP